One Euphorbia lathyris chromosome 1, ddEupLath1.1, whole genome shotgun sequence DNA segment encodes these proteins:
- the LOC136229868 gene encoding pentatricopeptide repeat-containing protein At1g08070, chloroplastic-like: MATTLNLPVNILTPTTPTIFEFPENPKTLILQKCKTIKDLNQVRAHLVKTGRHHHPKITENLLESAAILLPSTSMDYALSIFDKVENPDAAAYNVIIRAFTINQSPQKALIFFKQMVENAVPFNEFTFPSILKACSKLRGRKEGKQIHAHIVKCGFGSNAHVLNTLIHMYANCGEIEIARKVFDGMSVRDIFSWNSLFSGYTKAGCYGEVVKLFSDMKELGVVFNDITLISVLAACGRLAYVELGDWIAEYIRINGFNSNMNLVTALVDMYAKCGEVDKARSFFDQMDAKDVVAWSAMISGYTQARRCNEALDLFNEMQMANLEPSEATMVSVLSCCATLGTLEMGKWVHLYIKKKKMKLTVTLGTALIDFYAKCGLIDTAVEVFRTMPVKNVYSWTAIIQGLANNGRGKSALEFYQLMREGNVEPNGVTFIGVLSACSHVGLVDEGRKVFKSMSEEFGIEPRMEHYGGMVDILGRDGLIEEAYQFVKKMPIQPNAVIWRILLASCRAHKNVEIAEMAVEHLVSLEPMHSGDYILLSKIYALVGRFDDAMRTRSQIKEKGIKRTPGCSLIELEGKMYEFLAEENADKLEVYRATEDMIERIKSAGYVPNTADARLDAEEDDKETAVSHHSEKLAIAFGILKTPPGTTIRILKNLRVCTDCHNAAKLISKVYNREVIVRDRNRFHHFKDGSCSCNDYW; this comes from the coding sequence ATGGCTACTACTCTAAACCTCCCCGTCAACATCCTCACTCCTACAACTCCAACCATATTCGAATTCCCAGAAAACcctaaaactctaattttacaAAAATGCAAAACCATAAAAGACCTGAACCAGGTCCGCGCTCATCTCGTCAAAACTGGCCGCCACCACCATCCCAAAATCACAGAAAACCTTCTCGAATCCGCTGCCATCCTCCTCCCTAGTACTTCCATGGATTACGCACTATCCATCTTTGACAAAGTCGAAAATCCTGATGCCGCCGCATATAACGTTATCATAAGGGCATTCACAATTAACCAATCTCCTCAAAAAGCTCTGATCTTTTTCAAACAGATGGTAGAAAATGCTGTACCATTTAACGAATTCACTTTTCCTTCCATTCTAAAAGCTTGTTCTAAGTTGCGCGGGAGAAAAGAGGGAAAACAAATCCATGCCCACATTGTGAAATGTGGGTTCGGGTCTAATGCTCATGTTTTGAACACATTGATTCATATGTATGCAAATTGTGGTGAAATTGAGATTGCAAGGAAAGTGTTTGATGGAATGTCTGTGAGAGATATATTTTCTTGGAATTCTCTCTTTTCAGGGTATACCAAGGCTGGATGTTACGGAGAAGTCGTGAAATTGTTCAGTGACATGAAGGAATTAGGTGTTGTGTTCAACGATATTACATTGATCAGTGTTCTGGCGGCATGTGGAAGATTGGCGTACGTAGAACTAGGGGATTGGATTGCTGAATACATAAGAATAAATGGGTTCAATTCGAATATGAATTTAGTTACTGCTCTTGTTGACATGTATGCCAAATGCGGTGAAGTAGATAAAGCACGAAGCTTTTTTGACCAAATGGATGCAAAAGATGTTGTTGCTTGGAGTGCTATGATTTCTGGTTACACACAAGCAAGGAGATGTAATGAGGCACTTGATCTCTTTAATGAGATGCAGATGGCAAATTTGGAACCCAGTGAAGCTACTATGGTCAGTGTCCTCTCTTGTTGTGCTACTCTTGGAACATTAGAGATGGGTAAATGGGTTCACTTGTatatcaagaagaagaaaatgaagctCACTGTCACACTAGGAACGGCACTTATAGACTTCTATGCGAAATGTGGACTAATTGATACTGCGGTTGAAGTGTTCCGAACGATGCCTGTGAAAAATGTCTACTCATGGACAGCCATTATTCAGGGTCTTGCTAATAACGGACGCGGAAAAAGTGCTCTCGAGTTCTATCAACTGATGCGGGAAGGAAATGTAGAACCGAATGGAGTGACTTTCATTGGAGTTCTTTCTGCTTGTAGTCATGTGGGTTTGGTTGACGAGGGTCGAAAGGTTTTTAAGAGTATGAGTGAAGAATTTGGTATTGAACCAAGGATGGAACATTACGGAGGCATGGTAGACATCCTCGGAAGAGATGGATTGATCGAAGAGGCTTATCAATTCGTAAAGAAAATGCCGATACAGCCCAATGCTGTTATTTGGAGAATATTGCTGGCGTCTTGTAGGGCTCATAAAAATGTTGAGATAGCAGAGATGGCAGTTGAACACCTAGTTAGTTTGGAACCTATGCATAGTGGGGATTACATACTGTTGTCTAAAATTTATGCATTGGTAGGGAGGTTCGACGATGCAATGAGGACGAGGAGTCAGATAAAAGAGAAAGGCATCAAAAGAACACCTGGCTGCAGCTTGATAGAGTTGGAAGGGAAGATGTATGAGTTTTTGGCAGAAGAAAATGCAGATAAGCTGGAGGTTTATAGGGCCACCGAAGACATGATAGAACGAATCAAATCAGCAGGATACGTTCCGAATACAGCAGATGCAAGATTAGATGCAGAGGAAGATGATAAGGAAACTGCAGTGTCTCATCATAGTGAGAAACTGGCCATTGCATTTGGTATTCTTAAAACTCCTCCTGGAACTACAATTCGAATATTGAAGAATCTCAGAGTTTGCACAGATTGCCACAATGCAGCAAAACTGATATCTAAAGTATATAATAGAGAAGTAATCGTTAGGGATCGAAATCGCTTCCACCATTTCAAAGACGGATCATGTTCCTGTAATGACTATTGGTAG
- the LOC136229856 gene encoding uncharacterized protein isoform X2 produces the protein MKTNNEIQENQQLEILKAVAQAWLCHSGSSRKSTNEYDAYRRNFPFKASRFKLETLKTNNVSTRYWDFNQSLLDSYEIVTLSKRLERGLVLDDESRVHRRRRESSNSLRSLFNRLASRRFNQELICSRPG, from the exons ATGAAGACCAATAATGAAATTCAAGAAAATCAACAACTTGAAATTCTCAAGGCAGTGGCGCAGGCGTGGCTTTGCCATTCCGGCAGCTCCCGGAAGTCTACCAATGAGTATGATGCTTATCGCCGAAACTTCCCCTTCAAAGCCTCCAGATTCAAGCTGGAAACTTTGAAAACTAACAATGTTTCAACTAGGTACTGGGATTTCAATCAATCATTGCTGGATTCATATGAAATTGTGACTCTGTCCAAAAGGTTAGAGAGAGGACTTGTTTTAGATGATGAAAGCCGAGTTCATAGAAGGCGAAGAGAGAGCAGCAACAGTCTCAGAAGTTTGTTTAATCGTTTGGCTTCAAGAAGATTCAATCAG GAATTGATTTGCAGCCGTCCAGGTTGA
- the LOC136229856 gene encoding uncharacterized protein isoform X1 — protein MKTNNEIQENQQLEILKAVAQAWLCHSGSSRKSTNEYDAYRRNFPFKASRFKLETLKTNNVSTRYWDFNQSLLDSYEIVTLSKRLERGLVLDDESRVHRRRRESSNSLRSLFNRLASRRFNQGWNLMLII, from the exons ATGAAGACCAATAATGAAATTCAAGAAAATCAACAACTTGAAATTCTCAAGGCAGTGGCGCAGGCGTGGCTTTGCCATTCCGGCAGCTCCCGGAAGTCTACCAATGAGTATGATGCTTATCGCCGAAACTTCCCCTTCAAAGCCTCCAGATTCAAGCTGGAAACTTTGAAAACTAACAATGTTTCAACTAGGTACTGGGATTTCAATCAATCATTGCTGGATTCATATGAAATTGTGACTCTGTCCAAAAGGTTAGAGAGAGGACTTGTTTTAGATGATGAAAGCCGAGTTCATAGAAGGCGAAGAGAGAGCAGCAACAGTCTCAGAAGTTTGTTTAATCGTTTGGCTTCAAGAAGATTCAATCAG GGGTGGAATCTTATGCTCATAATATAA
- the LOC136229847 gene encoding pachytene checkpoint protein 2 homolog translates to MTTPMEVSTQIPIETPIPQHNGIEPLPTPPPIFPQDKFLVSVEVCLKSSSTARVEDVRFAVERMLEKRSLSYADGPIPVPVDDPYLAENVQRIHICDTDEWSKNHDVLLFWQVRPVVHVFQLSEEGPCEDLSGDGQLSSFSEWILPAKEFDGMWESLIYESGLKQRLLRYAASALLFTEKGVDPFLVSWNRIILLHGPPGTGKTSLCKALAQKLSIRFNSRYHQSQLIEVNAHSLFSKWFSESGKLVAKLFQKIQEMVEEENTLVFVLIDEVESLAAARKAALSGSEPSDSIRVVNALLTQMDKLKSSPNVIILTTSNITAAIDIAFVDRADIKAYVGPPTLQARYEILRSCLQELIRTGIISSSQDSDVLILPTYSTMKEKLNGGDVQETKTAVNLCKKLLEAAEACEGLSGRSLRKLPFLAHAALSNPYSCDPSEFLSTMVDTAGEGSELHE, encoded by the exons ATGACCACTCCTATGGAAGTCTCTACGCAAATCCCCATTGAAACTCCTATTCCACAACACAACGGCATTGAACCGCTACCAACCCCTCCTCCCATTTTTCCCCAGGACAAGTTTCTCGTTTCAG ttgaagtttgcCTAAAATCCTCCAGCACAGCTCGCGTTGAAGATGTCCGCTTTGCTGTTGAAAG AATGCTTGAAAAGAGGAGTTTAAGCTATGCTGATGGACCTATTCCAGTGCCAGTTGATGATCCCTATCTTGCAGAAAATGTACAAAGAATCCATATTTGTGATACAG ATGAATGGTCAAAGAACCACGACGTTCTTTTGTTCTGGCAAGTCAGACCTGTTGTACATGTGTTTCAG CTTAGTGAGGAAGGACCATGTGAAGATTTAAGTGGGGATGGTCAACTTTCTAGCTTCAGCGAATGGATTCTTCCTGCGAAGGAATTTGATGGCATGTGGGAGAG TCTAATCTATGAATCTGGTCTCAAGCAAAGGTTATTACGTTATGCAGCAAGTGCACTGCTCTTCACAGAGAAAGGTGTAGATCCTTTCCTTGTGTCATGGAATCG CATTATACTTTTACATGGACCTCCAGGGACAGGGAAAACATCTTTATGTAAAGCATTGGCTCAAAAACTATCAATACGATTTAACTCCAG ATATCATCAAAGCCAATTGATTGAAGTTAATGCCCATTCTTTATTTAGCAAATGGTTCTCTGAAAGTGGCAAGCTG GTTGCAAAACTTTTCCAGAAGATTCAAGAAATGGTGGAGGAAGAAAACACTCTGGTATTTGTTTTGATTG ATGAAGTTGAAAGCCTTGCCGCCGCAAGAAAGGCTGCTTTATCTGGTTCTGAGCCTTCTGATTCTATCCGA GTTGTCAATGCATTACTAACCCAGATGGACAAATTGAAATCCTCACCAAACGTAATCATTTTGACTACCTCAAATATAACAGCTGCTATTG ATATTGCGTTTGTTGATCGAGCTGATATCAAAGCATATGTTGGTCCTCCAACTCTTCAAGCTCGTTATGAAATTCTAAGGTCCTGCTTACAAGAGCTTATACGAACCGGAATCATATCAAGTAGCCAG GACTCTGATGTTCTAATACTTCCAACTTATTCAACCATGAAAGAGAAACTGAATGGAGGTGATGTGCAAGAAACTAAGACAGCAGTAAATTTATGTAAAAAATTGCTTGAAGCTGCAGAAGCATGTGAG GGCCTAAGTGGAAGATCATTAAGGAAACTTCCATTCTTGGCACATGCAGCTCTTTCAAACCCATATAGCTGTGATCCTAGTGAGTTCTTGTCAACAATGGTGGACACGGCCGGCGAGGGTTCCGAGCTTCATGAATGA